One genomic window of Desulfuromonas sp. AOP6 includes the following:
- a CDS encoding cytochrome C, which translates to MTRWVLGGALAAAGLTLSAGLAFAAHPPVTLYTYEELAMQYGMEKMPVQVDPNTLRGFPYSPKQTCGGCHEYTQISDHAFHAALGMHEWQDTADGEFKIDDPNVIKPWTQSGAMWGKW; encoded by the coding sequence TTGACAAGATGGGTGCTCGGTGGGGCGCTGGCGGCAGCCGGCCTGACCCTGAGTGCCGGTCTGGCGTTTGCCGCCCACCCGCCGGTGACGCTTTATACCTATGAAGAATTGGCCATGCAGTACGGCATGGAAAAGATGCCGGTCCAGGTCGATCCCAACACCTTACGCGGTTTCCCTTACAGCCCCAAGCAGACCTGCGGAGGCTGTCATGAGTATACGCAGATCTCCGATCACGCCTTCCACGCCGCCCTGGGCATGCACGAGTGGCAGGACACGGCGGATGGCGAGTTCAAAATCGACGATCCCAATGTCATCAAACCCTGGACGCAGTCCGGGGCCATGTGGGGCAAGTGGTGA
- a CDS encoding PKD domain-containing protein translates to MDQNPATPAVDDKYYTEQEFLAQTDLTTWDMAVYCGTCHVGGGFGEKDRNGVRLSMKNPAGGMDPGAAGFSLTTPYNAYNHYVFELFTKDTGLPQHVVAQAPWAYPVYEGMEPVTAPQGWGQAMTMTLPDGSAMPVADGQLLMPNVKEMDCLYCHFKGYNNLMASVMTYSGAHNAAPMAGSGLMDTNSLSPTYQGYTVDAGNGKTLMGAPAMVTMDQNGLVSLSDYALGNLRGNPDEANCRQCHAPSSLEDLPDMMRDFLSSAPMVYTGNFSQSFTGLAMPSFDFNAPFGNTWNWTEAPLGAPYPPGLAYPTSGILTVGDVMAGMGIIGGNWAYIPSIGFPAAMGPTVYNTGIFPFGPNGMPAAELLDPYDPATFDWSDPNAMQILMAKEIGGGNPAGTGPLYFEAPLLDASGNPTGFMDQNALKKGIVPFPRAEWFKRGDIFGNAEQEVHLAMGCEGCHMDTNTTKVDQYDAEGRIVFDGKSQCDPGRGFDAASGVENGTLVDGVMFDSNNTVKKCADCHVTGKNSDGVAINTFGAPDPTAAHQAAGLTANLVQAVGPQGLVPGNHLDIIDCTVCHVYKKQMAARLLDSTSGHRFPTMVGFDESQGMLGMFDDPFGMGMPAGSNATEWQPLYAWQKQGMSDQNSDPNWRRKIMQINMITATLWNNIGSTVDANGDGQTGRHALTYDPATDPAYTGMVQKTYYDPWIQRDLKAGLNFGPSGFAPIPVGFGGGAYQSAYAPDGSFTGAWQYVGVYGGNIMFSTPEEIEAYKAYRNAIAPAVDGKDWTDTELLLGGAPFMITHNVRSTDKFVLGKNCSDCHAAGKGFFDGGFNMTGTAIKANAGGQFMASGAEELVIVAKATDLTTAAEIATKDGVALEVPFEELGNWDAATKTFTPEPAGAYKRVTDLDRSVALYPAESSYTAADGTVYADRSAWVAYLNTLSNPADFGIGVDPVAVFSAPTTEVTVNAAFDFVADVSANTQGTFAYSWLINDGSGTTLTGATASHTFTKTGSFLVTLYVEDEEGKRATDSKYVKVVAPAPDTTISYSQIAGTNSAEVTFANMPTHTRLLLYWGDGTYEWVTDDQPDLTVTKAFRAVSTYDKGTYYQYLTRVYVYNGSTRVDYKTATVTLVK, encoded by the coding sequence ATGGATCAGAACCCTGCAACACCCGCAGTTGATGACAAGTATTATACGGAACAAGAATTTTTAGCTCAGACCGACCTGACCACTTGGGACATGGCGGTTTACTGCGGCACCTGCCACGTCGGCGGCGGTTTTGGTGAAAAAGACCGCAACGGTGTGCGCCTCTCGATGAAAAATCCCGCCGGCGGTATGGACCCTGGCGCGGCAGGATTCTCGCTGACCACGCCCTACAATGCCTACAACCACTATGTGTTCGAGCTGTTCACCAAAGACACAGGACTGCCGCAACATGTGGTCGCCCAGGCTCCCTGGGCTTACCCGGTCTATGAGGGCATGGAACCTGTGACGGCTCCGCAGGGTTGGGGCCAGGCAATGACCATGACCCTGCCCGATGGCTCTGCCATGCCCGTGGCCGATGGTCAACTCCTGATGCCCAACGTCAAGGAGATGGACTGCCTTTACTGTCACTTTAAGGGCTATAACAACCTCATGGCCTCGGTGATGACCTACAGTGGTGCCCATAACGCGGCTCCCATGGCCGGTTCTGGCCTGATGGACACCAACAGCCTCAGCCCCACCTACCAGGGCTATACCGTGGATGCAGGCAATGGCAAGACCCTGATGGGCGCGCCAGCCATGGTCACTATGGATCAAAACGGCCTCGTCAGCCTGAGCGATTATGCCCTGGGCAATCTGCGGGGGAATCCGGATGAGGCCAACTGCCGTCAGTGCCATGCGCCAAGCTCCCTGGAAGATCTGCCGGACATGATGCGAGATTTCCTCTCTTCGGCGCCCATGGTCTATACCGGCAACTTCTCCCAGTCCTTTACCGGTCTGGCCATGCCGTCTTTCGACTTTAACGCTCCCTTCGGCAATACCTGGAACTGGACAGAAGCCCCTCTGGGAGCGCCCTATCCGCCAGGTCTGGCCTATCCGACTTCAGGGATTCTCACCGTTGGCGACGTCATGGCCGGCATGGGGATCATCGGTGGCAACTGGGCCTACATCCCTTCCATCGGCTTCCCTGCCGCCATGGGGCCCACGGTCTACAATACGGGCATCTTCCCCTTTGGCCCCAACGGCATGCCGGCAGCCGAGCTGCTGGATCCCTACGATCCGGCCACTTTCGACTGGTCCGATCCCAATGCCATGCAGATTCTCATGGCCAAGGAGATCGGTGGCGGCAATCCGGCGGGCACCGGCCCTCTCTATTTCGAGGCGCCCCTGCTTGACGCCAGCGGCAATCCCACCGGCTTCATGGACCAGAACGCTCTGAAGAAGGGCATCGTGCCTTTCCCCCGCGCCGAGTGGTTCAAGCGTGGCGATATCTTCGGCAATGCCGAGCAGGAAGTGCATCTGGCCATGGGCTGCGAAGGCTGCCACATGGATACAAACACCACCAAGGTCGATCAGTATGATGCGGAAGGCCGCATCGTCTTTGACGGCAAGAGCCAGTGCGACCCGGGTCGCGGTTTCGATGCGGCCAGCGGCGTTGAAAACGGTACGCTTGTTGACGGAGTGATGTTCGACTCAAACAACACGGTGAAAAAGTGCGCCGACTGTCACGTTACCGGCAAAAATTCCGATGGCGTGGCGATCAACACCTTTGGTGCGCCCGACCCAACCGCTGCCCACCAGGCCGCCGGCTTGACCGCCAATCTGGTTCAGGCTGTTGGTCCGCAGGGTCTCGTGCCCGGCAATCACCTTGACATCATTGACTGTACGGTCTGCCATGTCTATAAAAAGCAGATGGCCGCACGCCTGCTCGATTCCACCTCAGGTCATCGTTTCCCGACCATGGTGGGCTTCGACGAGTCCCAGGGCATGCTGGGCATGTTCGACGATCCCTTCGGTATGGGTATGCCGGCGGGCAGCAATGCCACCGAATGGCAGCCGCTTTATGCCTGGCAGAAACAAGGGATGTCCGATCAGAACAGTGATCCGAACTGGCGCCGGAAGATCATGCAGATCAACATGATCACCGCCACGCTGTGGAACAACATCGGTTCCACCGTGGATGCCAACGGCGACGGTCAGACCGGGCGTCATGCGTTGACCTACGATCCCGCCACGGATCCTGCCTACACCGGCATGGTACAGAAAACCTACTATGATCCCTGGATTCAGCGTGACCTCAAGGCCGGTCTGAACTTCGGCCCCAGTGGGTTTGCTCCCATCCCTGTCGGCTTCGGCGGCGGCGCCTATCAATCCGCCTATGCTCCCGACGGCTCCTTCACCGGTGCCTGGCAGTATGTCGGTGTCTACGGCGGCAACATCATGTTCTCCACGCCGGAAGAAATCGAAGCCTACAAGGCCTACCGCAATGCCATCGCCCCTGCTGTCGATGGCAAGGATTGGACCGACACCGAGCTGCTGCTCGGCGGCGCTCCTTTCATGATCACCCACAACGTACGCAGCACCGACAAGTTCGTGCTGGGCAAAAACTGCAGTGATTGTCATGCTGCAGGCAAAGGCTTCTTCGATGGCGGCTTCAACATGACCGGTACCGCCATCAAGGCGAACGCCGGCGGTCAGTTTATGGCCTCTGGAGCAGAAGAACTTGTCATCGTCGCCAAAGCGACCGACCTTACCACGGCGGCTGAAATTGCCACCAAGGATGGTGTCGCTTTGGAAGTTCCCTTCGAAGAACTCGGCAATTGGGATGCCGCCACCAAGACCTTCACGCCTGAGCCGGCTGGGGCCTACAAGCGGGTGACGGATCTGGATCGCAGCGTGGCTCTTTACCCCGCTGAATCCTCCTACACGGCTGCTGACGGGACGGTCTATGCTGATCGTTCTGCCTGGGTTGCCTACCTGAACACTCTCAGCAACCCGGCTGATTTCGGTATCGGCGTGGATCCTGTGGCCGTCTTCTCGGCACCGACCACCGAGGTTACGGTCAATGCGGCCTTTGACTTTGTCGCTGATGTCAGCGCCAACACCCAGGGAACCTTCGCGTATTCCTGGCTGATCAACGACGGCAGCGGTACGACCCTGACCGGCGCCACCGCCAGCCACACCTTTACCAAGACCGGCAGCTTCCTGGTGACGCTGTATGTCGAAGATGAGGAAGGCAAGCGAGCCACCGATTCCAAGTACGTCAAGGTTGTGGCTCCGGCACCCGATACCACCATCAGCTACAGTCAGATTGCCGGCACCAACAGCGCCGAAGTCACCTTCGCCAACATGCCGACCCACACCCGTCTGCTGCTCTACTGGGGGGACGGTACCTATGAATGGGTGACGGACGACCAGCCTGATCTGACGGTGACCAAGGCTTTCCGAGCCGTATCGACTTATGACAAGGGGACTTATTACCAGTACCTGACCCGTGTCTATGTCTACAACGGCAGTACCCGCGTCGACTACAAGACAGCCACGGTTACTCTGGTTAAATAA
- a CDS encoding thrombospondin type 3 repeat-containing protein: MKWSVCLLILILWVALPASGQCSSKNRELSWTLMGGGYFPDGGRPASDSVLYGIKLGYTQPGSTLFQTLALEVDLSRMEIRSGTHSEQGYGGRLEALYGLRKQGVFRPFLALGAGVLDPPGSPDADFVVAYGGGAFYRLGSLFGLRADVRHLLPMSTDHYNDFTATCGITIFLGGNQAEQKRIPKDSDKDGVSDSRDRCPETPRTMQVDRHGCPDNPPDSDDDGVADYLDRCPDTPEGASVDAAGCLRDSDGDGVPDAQDECPQNPPGLPVDERGCVRLD; the protein is encoded by the coding sequence ATGAAGTGGTCTGTTTGTCTCCTGATACTTATACTTTGGGTTGCTCTGCCTGCCTCCGGGCAGTGTTCCAGTAAAAACAGGGAACTCTCCTGGACTCTCATGGGAGGTGGTTATTTTCCTGATGGCGGCCGTCCTGCAAGCGATTCTGTTCTTTATGGAATCAAGCTAGGCTATACTCAACCAGGGTCCACCCTTTTTCAGACTCTGGCGTTGGAAGTTGACCTCTCGCGGATGGAGATTCGCTCGGGCACTCACAGTGAGCAAGGGTACGGAGGGCGTCTGGAGGCCCTTTACGGTTTGCGGAAGCAGGGGGTCTTTCGCCCTTTTCTGGCCCTTGGGGCCGGGGTTCTCGATCCTCCTGGTTCCCCAGACGCCGATTTTGTTGTAGCTTACGGGGGAGGGGCTTTTTATCGGCTCGGCTCCTTGTTCGGCCTGCGAGCCGATGTGCGTCATCTTTTGCCCATGTCAACGGACCACTACAATGATTTTACAGCGACCTGCGGGATCACCATCTTCTTGGGCGGTAATCAGGCCGAACAAAAGAGAATCCCGAAAGACTCGGACAAAGATGGCGTGTCCGATTCCCGGGATCGCTGCCCTGAAACGCCACGCACTATGCAGGTGGATCGCCATGGTTGCCCGGATAACCCTCCTGACTCGGATGACGACGGCGTCGCAGATTACCTCGACCGGTGTCCCGATACTCCAGAGGGCGCTTCCGTTGATGCAGCGGGTTGTCTGAGGGACAGCGATGGTGATGGTGTCCCCGACGCGCAGGATGAATGTCCGCAAAATCCGCCGGGCCTGCCGGTTGATGAGCGGGGCTGCGTTCGTCTCGATTGA
- a CDS encoding cytochrome c3 family protein, whose protein sequence is MPKLKRYLLWLTLCVPWVILLVSFLWGRGQVHDFANRCESCHLTFKGDGRPGKYTRSIDFLCMECHHVSAVYSHPTGMVPSFEVPQEMSLDWSGRMTCATCHDPHGENMMGGGDLLRTKYRGQLFCQQCHNYSLPAEGRHGGTGGRAHFRGETTSAQRKWTRLLDSVSAECLACHDGVIASATSYRVEGENEPITYSQRKLSHPIGIDYRRAAMRDRELRSPEALAPYITLFEGKIGCGSCHNVFSREKNLLVVNDRGSSLCFECHIK, encoded by the coding sequence GTGCCAAAGTTGAAACGTTACCTCCTGTGGCTTACTCTCTGTGTCCCCTGGGTCATTCTGCTGGTTTCCTTTCTGTGGGGGAGAGGGCAGGTTCACGACTTTGCGAACCGCTGCGAATCCTGTCACCTGACCTTCAAGGGGGACGGTAGGCCTGGCAAATACACAAGGAGCATCGATTTCCTATGCATGGAGTGCCATCATGTGTCCGCTGTGTATTCCCACCCCACCGGGATGGTGCCTTCCTTCGAGGTGCCTCAGGAAATGTCGCTGGACTGGTCGGGACGCATGACCTGTGCAACCTGCCATGATCCGCATGGCGAGAATATGATGGGCGGCGGCGACCTGCTACGGACGAAATATCGGGGCCAACTTTTCTGCCAGCAGTGTCACAATTACTCCCTGCCTGCAGAAGGGCGGCACGGAGGCACCGGCGGACGAGCCCACTTCCGAGGCGAGACCACATCTGCTCAAAGAAAATGGACCCGTCTTCTTGACTCTGTTTCCGCCGAATGTCTGGCCTGTCATGACGGCGTCATTGCTTCGGCGACCTCCTACCGGGTTGAGGGGGAAAACGAGCCGATAACCTACAGCCAGCGGAAACTTTCCCATCCCATCGGCATCGATTATCGCCGAGCGGCGATGCGGGACAGGGAGCTGCGATCCCCGGAGGCCCTGGCCCCTTACATCACCCTCTTTGAAGGAAAAATTGGCTGCGGTTCCTGCCATAATGTATTTTCCCGGGAGAAAAATCTTTTGGTGGTCAATGACAGAGGCAGCTCTCTCTGTTTTGAATGCCATATCAAATGA
- a CDS encoding peptidylprolyl isomerase, with product MSFRYFLALRSLSLIGFFLLLSTQDVMADESVVARVGGIPITTYELKRQVSRILPLNSSYHGGVSREKLEEIKEKALRELIEQGMKVRYALDNEITVSSEELEARLQPVWEKFPTPALLAEALEGESVSALRASVYRGLIAKKAEEIAIAQQVSVQEEEVMAFYQANSHRFFRPRMFRASQIFIKVDPRLTLEQKLPFLEKAKNLSERGKSGEDFYNLAYYNSEDDKRFVGGDLGYFHEGQLIADIERAILQMKPGEISGPVESIYGYHVLKLVEIKDPVQLSYEEKKDDIRRDLERQRYETLYSDWITSLQETCKVEMIEAVDVARPGVGGQIEKSTHPL from the coding sequence ATGTCCTTCAGGTATTTCTTAGCGTTAAGAAGTTTGTCGCTTATCGGTTTTTTTCTGCTGCTCTCCACCCAGGATGTCATGGCCGACGAGAGTGTCGTAGCCCGGGTTGGCGGCATTCCGATTACCACATACGAGCTCAAAAGACAGGTCAGCCGCATTCTGCCCCTGAACTCCAGTTATCATGGAGGCGTATCCAGAGAAAAGCTGGAAGAAATCAAGGAAAAAGCCTTGAGGGAACTTATCGAGCAGGGGATGAAAGTCCGATATGCCCTGGATAATGAAATCACGGTATCATCGGAGGAACTGGAGGCGCGCCTTCAGCCCGTCTGGGAAAAATTTCCGACCCCCGCCTTGTTGGCCGAAGCCCTGGAGGGAGAAAGCGTGTCGGCTTTGCGAGCCTCCGTCTACAGGGGATTGATAGCCAAAAAAGCCGAAGAAATCGCGATTGCACAGCAAGTCAGTGTGCAGGAGGAAGAGGTGATGGCATTCTATCAGGCCAACAGTCATCGCTTTTTCAGGCCCCGCATGTTTCGAGCCAGCCAGATCTTTATCAAGGTGGACCCGCGACTGACTCTGGAACAGAAGCTTCCCTTTCTGGAAAAAGCAAAAAACCTGTCAGAACGCGGCAAGTCAGGCGAGGATTTTTACAATCTGGCCTACTACAACTCCGAAGATGATAAACGTTTTGTGGGAGGAGATCTGGGGTACTTTCATGAAGGTCAGCTTATTGCCGATATTGAAAGAGCTATCCTGCAGATGAAGCCCGGTGAAATTTCCGGCCCGGTAGAGTCGATATATGGTTACCATGTGCTCAAACTTGTCGAGATCAAGGACCCGGTACAGCTTTCCTACGAGGAAAAGAAAGACGATATTCGCCGGGACCTGGAAAGACAGAGGTATGAAACCCTTTACAGCGACTGGATAACCTCTTTGCAGGAAACCTGCAAGGTGGAAATGATCGAGGCGGTTGATGTCGCCCGCCCTGGAGTAGGGGGACAGATAGAGAAAAGCACGCATCCTTTGTGA
- a CDS encoding EAL domain-containing protein, whose translation MKLRWKQLFHVGLAVIILNLTLFVTSRVILKDSFQVLDQESARDSLIHMGETLDDERRFLATVSRDWAHWDDAYHFMQENNLNFITSHLRDTLFSELELNLFAFIDPSGKILFARSYDYHENAAVPVDWEGIDHLVKEGRLFKDTVQGSGLCGFVPVAGKPMLLAVQHVLPNTKDGPSRGLLILGRNFDRPQVERLAHERHMELTILPTRSTAGREDAIFADLFASRDGVVVAQDDRVNIGYLPLRDLWGKPSFYLQAQMPRKIYQGGTGAIRYFLHWNFLVTLIFGLTTYGILSKLSLVRRKRREVEAQCHALVENLGLGVSLVDENFTILMANSAVARIFDKDADALVGRQCFRELKHRRKPCIDCPGAIALKSGRSAREEIVGHHADGSPRVVRVQAFPIFDGTGRAHRFIELVEDITAQKEAERALRESNQLAKTVLNSIRDGVAIIETSDYTFTSVNRVFLESVGLREEDVIGRSCYELLPQKPLSFNPHDAFCPIEESEKSGSHAQADYSVTDAHGDIRHLEVFTSPIKNEAGDVSQVVWVARDVSERKKAEQEIRHLAYHDALTGLPNRSRLEERLEQLFSHGQPGSQQLAMLFLDLDRFKNINDTFGHAMGDLLLKSVSRRLRTSVREGDMVARLGGDEFVVLLVRTKNRQEVETVARKILEVISAPFYLEGHKIYITTSIGIALCPHDGHEGDLLKKSADMAMYAAKEKGRNAYHFYSEHMGQQALERHHIEQELRLALEGGQFYLVYQPQFDLRSGQLTGIEALLRWRHPERGSISPLQFLRTAEETNLIRPLGEWVLETACAQNKVWQKEGFPCVRVSVNLSSHHFRDPDFSRVVQETLARTGLSPQCLGLELAESVLMENTESLARILQDFKDMGIQLTVDTFDTGYAPLRYLKHFPIDRVKISHGAAETLFVGQDKKSHFEEMIRKARQLNLEIIAGGIETMEQIDQLTTLRCFTMQGYYLERPLAARDMPRVFRGGLFQGRLVAKS comes from the coding sequence ATGAAATTGCGTTGGAAACAACTTTTTCATGTAGGTCTGGCCGTTATTATTCTGAATCTGACCCTGTTTGTGACCTCAAGGGTCATTCTCAAGGACAGCTTTCAGGTTTTGGATCAGGAATCCGCCAGGGATAGCCTGATTCATATGGGGGAAACGCTGGACGATGAACGGCGCTTTCTTGCCACTGTTTCGAGAGACTGGGCTCATTGGGACGACGCCTATCACTTTATGCAGGAAAACAACCTGAACTTTATCACCTCCCATCTCCGCGATACCCTTTTCAGTGAGCTCGAACTGAATCTTTTTGCCTTCATTGACCCCTCCGGGAAGATCCTCTTCGCCCGATCTTATGATTATCATGAAAATGCTGCCGTGCCTGTCGATTGGGAGGGCATTGATCATCTGGTAAAAGAGGGCCGACTTTTTAAAGATACCGTACAGGGTAGTGGCCTTTGCGGTTTTGTGCCCGTTGCCGGGAAACCCATGCTGCTGGCTGTGCAGCACGTTCTTCCCAATACCAAGGATGGCCCATCACGCGGTTTGCTGATTTTAGGGAGGAATTTTGACCGCCCTCAGGTGGAGCGGTTGGCCCACGAACGCCACATGGAACTGACGATTCTGCCAACCCGCAGTACGGCAGGGCGTGAAGACGCCATCTTTGCCGACTTGTTTGCTTCGCGCGACGGGGTGGTGGTTGCTCAAGATGACAGGGTGAATATAGGCTACCTGCCGCTGAGAGATCTTTGGGGAAAACCTTCCTTTTATCTGCAGGCTCAGATGCCCAGAAAAATATATCAGGGCGGAACGGGAGCAATCCGCTATTTTCTGCACTGGAATTTTTTGGTTACGTTAATTTTCGGTCTGACAACCTATGGTATTTTGAGTAAATTATCCCTTGTGCGGCGAAAACGTCGCGAGGTTGAGGCCCAGTGTCATGCCTTGGTTGAGAATCTGGGACTCGGGGTTTCCCTCGTTGACGAAAACTTTACGATCCTCATGGCCAATTCCGCAGTCGCGCGTATTTTTGACAAGGACGCCGACGCTCTGGTCGGGCGTCAATGCTTCAGAGAGCTAAAACACCGAAGAAAGCCGTGCATCGATTGCCCCGGCGCTATCGCCCTTAAAAGCGGACGTTCAGCTCGGGAAGAAATTGTCGGCCATCATGCCGACGGATCCCCCAGGGTCGTCCGAGTTCAGGCTTTCCCCATTTTTGATGGGACTGGCAGAGCTCATCGTTTCATTGAACTTGTCGAAGACATCACGGCACAGAAAGAGGCCGAGCGTGCTCTGCGGGAGTCGAACCAGCTGGCGAAAACGGTGCTGAACAGCATCCGGGATGGCGTGGCGATCATTGAGACCTCCGATTATACTTTCACGTCGGTCAACCGGGTTTTTCTTGAAAGTGTGGGGCTTCGTGAAGAAGACGTCATCGGCCGTTCCTGTTACGAACTTCTCCCTCAGAAACCCTTGTCTTTCAACCCCCATGATGCCTTTTGCCCCATAGAAGAGAGCGAAAAAAGTGGTTCTCATGCTCAGGCCGACTATTCCGTGACCGATGCCCACGGCGATATCCGCCATCTTGAGGTGTTCACCTCGCCCATCAAGAATGAGGCCGGAGACGTCTCTCAGGTGGTTTGGGTGGCGCGTGATGTGTCGGAGCGTAAAAAGGCCGAGCAGGAAATCCGTCACCTCGCCTATCACGATGCTCTGACCGGACTGCCTAACCGCAGTCGTCTTGAAGAGCGCCTGGAGCAACTTTTTTCTCACGGTCAGCCCGGCAGCCAGCAGCTGGCCATGCTGTTCCTCGACCTCGACCGCTTCAAAAATATCAATGACACCTTTGGTCATGCGATGGGAGACCTGCTCCTTAAGTCGGTATCACGGCGGCTGAGAACCAGCGTAAGGGAAGGGGATATGGTCGCCAGGCTGGGTGGCGATGAATTCGTTGTTCTTCTGGTCAGAACAAAGAACCGCCAGGAAGTAGAGACCGTCGCCCGCAAGATTCTGGAAGTCATTTCGGCGCCTTTCTATCTGGAAGGACATAAGATATACATCACGACGAGTATCGGCATTGCCCTGTGCCCTCACGATGGCCACGAGGGCGATCTTTTGAAAAAGAGCGCCGATATGGCCATGTATGCTGCCAAGGAAAAGGGACGGAATGCCTATCACTTTTATTCCGAGCACATGGGGCAGCAGGCTCTCGAGCGGCACCACATTGAACAGGAGCTGCGCCTGGCCCTTGAAGGGGGGCAATTTTATCTGGTCTACCAGCCGCAGTTTGATTTGCGCTCTGGCCAGCTCACAGGGATCGAAGCCCTGCTACGCTGGCGGCATCCCGAACGTGGAAGTATCTCTCCTCTGCAGTTTCTGCGCACAGCGGAAGAGACCAACCTGATCCGCCCCCTGGGGGAATGGGTGCTCGAAACCGCCTGTGCACAGAACAAGGTCTGGCAGAAAGAAGGCTTTCCCTGTGTGAGGGTATCGGTCAATCTTTCGAGCCATCATTTCCGCGATCCTGACTTCAGTCGGGTCGTGCAGGAAACTCTTGCCCGCACGGGGCTGAGCCCCCAATGCCTTGGCCTGGAGTTGGCGGAAAGCGTTCTTATGGAAAATACCGAGTCTTTGGCCCGAATTCTCCAGGATTTTAAAGATATGGGCATCCAGTTGACCGTGGACACCTTTGATACAGGCTATGCTCCCCTGCGTTATCTCAAGCACTTTCCCATTGATCGGGTGAAAATTTCCCATGGCGCGGCCGAAACCCTGTTCGTCGGGCAGGACAAAAAGAGTCACTTCGAAGAAATGATTCGAAAGGCGCGCCAGCTCAATCTTGAAATTATTGCCGGTGGCATTGAAACCATGGAACAGATCGATCAACTGACAACCCTTCGCTGCTTTACCATGCAGGGCTATTACCTCGAACGGCCCCTGGCCGCCCGGGATATGCCGAGGGTATTCAGGGGCGGTCTTTTTCAGGGGCGATTGGTTGCAAAATCCTGA
- a CDS encoding c-type cytochrome produces the protein MKRVMKMTALLLGLLVFVAPVLAASDAGGGRGRYLFRKDCRTCHGSEGRAVALTPQSRTADEWRTFFEAEQQKNHAEAWQNIGDRNLDKIKEFVMLNASDVFSSKAADCWDPK, from the coding sequence ATGAAACGCGTAATGAAAATGACCGCCCTGCTTTTGGGTTTGTTGGTTTTTGTGGCCCCGGTTTTGGCCGCATCCGACGCTGGTGGCGGCCGTGGCCGCTATCTTTTCCGCAAGGACTGCCGCACCTGCCATGGATCTGAAGGGCGCGCCGTCGCTTTGACGCCCCAGAGCCGCACGGCGGACGAATGGCGTACTTTCTTTGAAGCCGAGCAACAGAAGAACCATGCCGAAGCCTGGCAGAATATCGGCGATCGCAATCTTGATAAGATCAAAGAGTTCGTCATGCTGAACGCCTCAGATGTCTTTTCGTCCAAGGCGGCTGACTGCTGGGATCCGAAATAG